A portion of the Tenacibaculum todarodis genome contains these proteins:
- the tgt gene encoding tRNA guanosine(34) transglycosylase Tgt, whose protein sequence is MKFDLHTTDQKSKARAGTITTDHGTIETPIFMPVGTVGTVKGVHQSELKDQINPDIILGNTYHLFLRPKLEVLEAAGGLHKFMNWDRNILTDSGGYQVYSLSGRRKIKEEGVKFKSHIDGSTHFFSPENVMETQRTIGADIIMAFDECTPYPCDYNYAKRSMHMTHRWLDRCINHLEKLPFKYGYEQTFMPIVQGSTYKDLRRQSAEYIANSGQQANAIGGLSVGEPAEEMYAMTEVVTEILPEDKPRYLMGVGTPINILENIALGIDMFDCVMPTRNARNGMLFTAHGSINIKNKKWEQDFSPIDDMGITWVDTMYSKAYLRHLFVAKEMLGKQIASIHNLGFYVWLTREARKHIIAGDFREWKDKMVKQMDNRL, encoded by the coding sequence ATGAAATTTGACTTACACACCACAGACCAAAAAAGTAAAGCTAGAGCTGGAACAATAACAACAGATCACGGTACAATAGAAACTCCTATTTTTATGCCAGTTGGTACAGTTGGTACAGTAAAGGGCGTTCATCAATCAGAATTAAAAGACCAAATAAATCCAGATATAATTTTAGGAAATACCTATCATTTATTCTTGCGTCCAAAATTAGAAGTTTTGGAAGCAGCCGGAGGTTTGCATAAATTTATGAATTGGGATCGAAATATCTTAACCGATTCTGGTGGTTATCAAGTATATTCTCTTTCAGGAAGAAGAAAAATAAAAGAAGAAGGAGTAAAGTTTAAAAGTCATATTGACGGTTCTACACATTTTTTTTCACCTGAAAATGTAATGGAAACCCAACGTACAATTGGTGCCGATATTATTATGGCATTTGATGAATGTACACCATATCCTTGCGATTATAATTACGCAAAACGATCAATGCACATGACACATAGATGGTTGGATAGATGTATAAATCATTTAGAAAAATTGCCTTTTAAATATGGTTATGAGCAAACTTTTATGCCAATTGTGCAAGGAAGTACTTATAAAGATTTACGAAGACAATCTGCAGAATATATAGCAAATTCTGGTCAGCAAGCAAATGCAATTGGAGGACTTTCTGTTGGTGAGCCAGCAGAAGAAATGTATGCAATGACTGAAGTTGTAACAGAAATTTTACCAGAAGATAAACCACGTTACTTAATGGGTGTTGGTACGCCAATTAATATTTTAGAAAACATTGCTTTAGGTATTGATATGTTTGACTGTGTTATGCCAACACGTAATGCTAGAAACGGAATGTTATTTACTGCACATGGTTCTATCAACATTAAAAATAAAAAGTGGGAACAAGATTTTTCTCCAATTGATGATATGGGAATTACTTGGGTAGATACAATGTACTCTAAAGCCTATTTACGTCATTTATTTGTTGCTAAAGAAATGTTAGGAAAGCAAATAGCTTCTATTCATAATTTAGGATTTTATGTTTGGTTAACGCGTGAAGCAAGAAAGCACATTATTGCAGGAGATTTCAGAGAGTGGAAAGATAAAATGGTAAAACAAATGGACAATCGTTTGTAA
- a CDS encoding LptF/LptG family permease has translation MKILDWYILKRFLVTFLFTLLILIPIAVAIDISEKIDKFLRHENLTFFQIVDEYYKNFIIYYANTFMPLALFIAVILFTSRLANNTEIIAINSAQISFKRFLYPYFIGATIVAVVALAMNHFVVPNSNKIRKEFENTYIKKQNYKDKSVRDFSLQLNDSTYIFLQNFDLERNSGYNFSTETYHGLELKTRLTADRINWNKKDSTFKLYNWKERKVFSKRDSIFSGNSLDTVFAFTPKDFDYKAALAQEMPSNDLISFIDLSKKRGIKNLNAYLVELYKRTSLPMATYVLTLIAVALAQRKRRGGTGINLALGVAVMFIYVFFLKVAEVLGAVAGADPLLNVWMPNIIFGAYAVYLYLNARK, from the coding sequence TTGAAAATTCTAGATTGGTACATATTAAAAAGATTCTTGGTAACATTTTTGTTTACCTTGTTAATTCTAATACCAATTGCAGTTGCTATTGATATTTCTGAAAAAATTGATAAGTTTTTACGTCACGAAAACTTAACATTTTTTCAAATTGTAGATGAGTATTACAAAAATTTCATCATCTATTATGCCAACACATTTATGCCATTGGCGCTATTTATTGCTGTAATCTTATTTACTTCTAGATTGGCAAATAATACTGAAATAATAGCTATTAATAGTGCTCAAATTTCTTTTAAACGTTTTCTATATCCTTATTTTATAGGCGCAACTATTGTTGCGGTGGTTGCTTTGGCAATGAATCATTTTGTAGTGCCAAATAGTAATAAAATTAGAAAAGAATTTGAAAATACGTATATAAAGAAACAAAATTATAAAGATAAATCCGTTAGAGATTTTAGCTTGCAACTAAACGATAGCACCTACATTTTTCTTCAAAACTTTGATTTAGAAAGAAATTCTGGTTATAATTTTTCAACAGAAACCTATCACGGTTTAGAACTAAAAACAAGGTTAACTGCAGACAGAATAAACTGGAATAAAAAAGACTCAACCTTTAAATTATACAATTGGAAAGAAAGAAAAGTCTTTAGTAAACGAGATAGTATTTTTTCTGGGAATAGTCTAGATACCGTTTTTGCATTTACACCCAAAGACTTCGATTACAAAGCTGCTTTAGCACAAGAAATGCCGTCTAATGATTTAATTTCATTTATTGATCTATCTAAAAAAAGAGGTATTAAAAACTTAAATGCTTATTTGGTTGAACTTTATAAAAGAACAAGTTTACCAATGGCAACGTATGTTTTAACATTAATTGCAGTAGCATTGGCACAAAGAAAACGTCGAGGCGGAACGGGAATTAATTTAGCTTTAGGTGTAGCTGTTATGTTTATTTATGTATTCTTTTTAAAAGTTGCAGAGGTTTTAGGAGCAGTAGCAGGAGCAGA